From the Finegoldia magna ATCC 29328 genome, the window ATTTGAAGAATTGGGATATGAAAGTGATGTTTTTTCTGATGATTCAGTAGTGGTTCGTGCTGTCCCTTATCTATTCGGAAACTCAAATGCCGAGTTTTTATTTACCGATATCTTGGATACTATTGCTAAGAATTCAAATGATCCTTTTGACGTAATTGAATCTAAAGTTATAAAAAGATCTTGCAAAATGAGTGTAAAAGCAGGTGACACTTTAAGTAACTTCGAAATAATTAAACTTTTAGAAGATTTGTTTAAATGTGAATATCCATTAACATGTCCTCATGGAAGGCCAACTTTTATTGAAATGAATGAAAAAGATCTAGAAAAAATGTTTATGAGGATAAAATGAGGAAAAAATGTATTGTAATAGTTGGACCTACTGGAGTGGGGAAGACCAGGTTGAGTATTTTTTTAGCAAAAAGATTAAGTAGTGAGATTATTTCTGCAGATTCAATGCAAATATATAAGTATATGGATATTGGAACTGCAAAAGTAGAACCAAAATATCAGAGAGTAATTAAACATCATTTAATAGATATAGTTGAACCATATGAAAATTTTAATGTTGAACAATTTAAAAATCTATGCATAGAAAAAATTGAAGAAATTTCATCAAAAAACAAAATCCCAATTATTGTTGGAGGCACAGGCTTATATATAAACTCGATAACTCATAAGTTAGAGTTTAATGCTGTTAAATCTGATGACAAATTAAGAGAAGAATTGGAAAATATTTCTTTACAATATGGAAATGAGAAACTTCATGAAATATTAGAAGATATAGATCCAAAGTCCGCTGATAAGATTCACATGAACAACGTGAGACGTGTTATTAGAGCAATCGAAGTATGTAAACTAACTGGGCATAAGTTTAGTGAAATTAACGATAAATTTGACCATTATAACGATGATTATGATTTTTATATAATTGGATTAAATGATGACAGACAGGTCCTTTACGAAAGGATTAACAAAAGAGTTGATGAGATGATTGATGAAGGTTTTATGGCTGAATGCAAATACATTTATGAAATGACGGATGAAAACTCTCAATCAATTCAAGCTATAGGCTATAGAGAAGCTTTTATGTATTTAAATAATAAGATATCTTTTAAAGATATGATTAGTCTAATGAAAAAAAATAGTAGAAAATATGCTAAGAGACAGTTAACGTGGTTTAGACAAGATAAAAGAATTCATTGGATGAATTTGAAAGACTTTAGAGAATTTGAAGACATCGAACAAATTTGTTTGAAAAATGTGAAAGAATGGTTATATGATAAGAGATAAAATAAAAGAATGGTACGGTATAGATGATTATAGTTTTGATACAGTTATGGAAAGTGATTATCTACTATCCGAAAAATTTAAAGAATTAGAAAACTTGGAATTTGTTAATCAACTTAAAGTTTTGAAGGCTTTCCAAGATAATAAGTTACAAGCTACTGATTTTGCATCAACAACGGGTTATGGATATGGTGATGTTGGTAG encodes:
- the miaA gene encoding tRNA (adenosine(37)-N6)-dimethylallyltransferase MiaA, yielding MRKKCIVIVGPTGVGKTRLSIFLAKRLSSEIISADSMQIYKYMDIGTAKVEPKYQRVIKHHLIDIVEPYENFNVEQFKNLCIEKIEEISSKNKIPIIVGGTGLYINSITHKLEFNAVKSDDKLREELENISLQYGNEKLHEILEDIDPKSADKIHMNNVRRVIRAIEVCKLTGHKFSEINDKFDHYNDDYDFYIIGLNDDRQVLYERINKRVDEMIDEGFMAECKYIYEMTDENSQSIQAIGYREAFMYLNNKISFKDMISLMKKNSRKYAKRQLTWFRQDKRIHWMNLKDFREFEDIEQICLKNVKEWLYDKR